DNA sequence from the Vicia villosa cultivar HV-30 ecotype Madison, WI linkage group LG3, Vvil1.0, whole genome shotgun sequence genome:
AGGACACGTATCAGCAGCATAGGTGTTTTTCCACAAGTCACACGCGTCTCGGGACGCATTTGGCCAGCGttatgacttttcttcagttttgcACTTTTTCACACTGATTTTTCCCATTTCATTCATCCGAGCctacaaacacttaaacacaaaaccaaagcataaaatgacgaataatgaaatacttcaaaaacaactaaaaacaacggtaaatatatgtgtgaaaaccactgatcaatcccccttaccttagccaagagttcttgattggtctctccctctactgtTCTCCTTTCACGTTCTTTGAGTTCCCAATTCCTTAGTTATTCTTTTCACGTTCTATCCtcttttccaatttttttcttattttatgaaaaataacattataattagtaaagggctttactaacataacaccccttcTTACTAACATCATACGTGGCCCAATACCatgaaccattctttttccaattattttcataaaaaccataataattctaattattaattcaatttccaattaaattaaaaattaaaatatacgggtgttacatctaCAAGTTAAGAAAGGCTctatatggtttaaaacaagcccctagagcttggtattaGAGATTGACTGAGTTCCTGACCACAAATGgctacaggaaaggagggatagtcAAAACCCTCTTTGTGAAAGATGAAGGTGGAAAAATCATAATTGCtcagatatatgtggatgatatagtgtttggtgggatgtcagatcTGATGGTTAAACACTTTGTCAATCAGATGCaaactgagtttgaaatgagtatggttggagaattgacatattttcttgggctgcaagttaaacaaatggaagactccaTCTTCCTCTCTCAAAGCAAATATGCCAAGAatattgtcaaaaagtttggaacgGGTAATGCTAGTCACAAAAGAACACCTGCACCTACTCATTTAAAGTCATCTAAAGATGAAGGTGGCACTAGTGTTGACCAGAGTCTGTACAGGAGCATGATTGGAAGTCTGCTATATCTAACAGCTAGCAGACCAGATATTGCCTTTGCAGTTGGAGTATGTGCTagatatcaagcagaacccaaagtAAGTCACATAAATCAAGTCAAAAGGATTCTCAAATATGTGAATGGAATTTGTGACTATGTTATGTtgtactctcatgggtgtgaacctatCTTATTTgggtattgtgatgctgattgggctggaagtgctgatgatagAAAAAGCACATCTGGAGGGTGTTTCTTCTTGGGAAACAATCTCatatcatggttcagcaagaagcaAAATTGTGTCTCTTTATCTACTACTGAAGCTAAGTACATAGCAGCTGGTAGCAGCTGTTCTCAACTAACGTAGATGAAGTAAATGGTGACTGAATAAAATGTCAcacagaatgtcatgacattgtaCTGTGACAATTTCAGTGCTATCAACATATCCAAGAATCCAATTCAACATAgcagaaccaagcatattgatatcAGACATCACTTCATAAGAGAACTTGTAGAAGACAAAGTGATTTACTTGGAACATGTATCCACTGAACTTCAGCTAGCTGACATATTCACCAAATCTCTTGATGCTACACAATTTGAAAACTTGAGGAGCAAGTTAGGATATGTATCCATGAGGAATTATAGCAATTAAAGAAGTTGGGAAATAAGGTTTTGGACAAGTTAAATTCAATTAGTGACGTGGCTGCTGAGTGTGAAAGAATTTAAATTCCCTCCTCATTTGCAAATTCACCTCTACAGTTTCTCTCTCAAGTTCAAACCTTACTCTTTCAACTGTTTCATCTCCCTTGCTCGCAACCACTTTCAAGAATCCCATTCTATCGTCCATTCAAATCTATCCAATATGTCTTAGTCATTCAAATACCCCTCTCCTAAGAATGCATCTGACTCGGACCCAAGAACTCCAAATATCAACCCTAATGAAGTTCTTGCAGTTGCTCCTCTAAGAGTGGTGTCCGCTGAAGATCTTCGTGTGAAGAAGCCTCGCTCTCCATATGCAAGAAAACCAAAAGAAGATGTACGTGGCAAGACCTCTAACCCCTCGTCGTTTATTGATCTTGAGAACCTGACAAAGGAAGGATCACAGTATACTCATCAAACTATTGCACAAATAGTCATTAGAATCTTGGATGAACAACGTCAAGTTCCTGGGATTTATGTACCTCTACAGACTGTTATCCCTGACTCCACTCAGAACCCTAACCTAAATGTTGCtcaagaagatgaagatgtgagTATGGATGCTGATGAGGTTCATGAgacgaatgatgatgatgttcagGTGACTCATAAAGAAAAGAATGTTGAAGCTGCTGATGTTGCTAAGGATGTCACTGACACCACTGAGGATGGTCCCAATGTTGATTCAGGTAAAAATGTTGTTGCTCTAGATGAATTCTCTGATAATGATCTGGTTGCAAATGTAAATCCCAGCGTAGCAAAAAGGCTCATGACCAGGAAGGGTAAGAAAGTAGTTGATCAGAGTCCTCCCAAGAGGAGAGTACCAAAGACTACTTCAACTGGACCCATCAGAAGTAAAGTTGTGTCCAAGAGTACCTCTACTGGCCCTAGTAAGAGTAAGACTGTATTTCAGAGTGTTCCTGTTGGACCTTCAAAGTCTTGGAGCAAAGTTATTCCAAAGAAGAGGAAAGCTCAAGTCATGGACGACTCTGATTCTGATGTTGAAGTGGATGTTCAAGACATTCCACTAAAGAAGAAGCCTACTTTCAGCAAGCTTGCTGCTAACGTCCCTGATGTGCCCCTAGACAATATTTCTTTCCATTCTACTTCAAGTGTCAACAGGTGGAAATATGTCTACCAAAAGAGACTGGACCTTGAGAGAGAATTAGCTCAGAATGCTGTTGACTGTAAATATATAATGGAACTGATTCATGTTGCTGGGTTGATGAAGACTGTTGCTCACTTTGCAACATGCTATGAAGTGCTGGTGAAAAAATTCATTGTGAACCTCTCAGAAGAATTTGCTAATAGAAAGTCTAAGGAATTTAGGAAGGTGTATGTGAGGGGCAGGTGGGTTACCTTTTCTTCCATTGTGATAAATAATTATTTGGGGAGGTCTGAAGAAGCTCAACTTAAGTTGGATGTCTCTGATAACAAGGTGTGCCAAGTCATCACTGCCAACCAGGTCAAGAGATGGCCTTTAAAAAGGAAGCTGTCAGCTAGTAAGCTAAGCATGAAGTATTCCATGTTGCATAAGATTGGTGCTGCAAATTGGGTGCCTACCAATCATAAATCTACCATTGCTACTGTCCTAGAAAGTTTATATATGCTGTTGGAACCAAGACAAAGTTTGACTATGGTACTTACATATTTGATCAGACAATGAAGCATGCCGGGAGTTATAGTGTGAAGGGTCTTATTGCCTTCCCACCTATCATATGTGGCATTATCTTGAATTAGTACCCAGGCATTTTGGTTGAAATTGACTCTATCTGCAAAAGGGAAAGTGCTATTTCATTTCATTATAAACTGTTTCAAGGAACCCATGCTCATGACGTTGCCATGACATCAGCTGGGACATCCAAAGGAAGCTCCACTACAGGTAAAGTTGTAGTGGTTGCAATGCTCAAGGAAACATGCAAGGAGGTGCTGAGTTTATTGAGAATGAAGAAGCGGGTCCTGAGGCAGATGATGAATAGGAGGCTGGTTCAGATGAGGTGGAAGAAGAGGCCAATCCTGATGATGGCATTGATGAAGACAGTTCTGGTGGTTTTGAATCTGAAGACTAGAACTGCTGTTAATGGTGATGTCTTTTgtggattttaatattttttttgtttattttttgatTAATGGCATGTACTTAATTGAATATCAAggttgctttggcaacatttctggcaaaaagggggagtagtgtcaccccagaacaagtATTGTGTGTATGGTGTCACCCCAAAACAAGTATTGTGTGCTCAACAATTTTTTTGATGATGCTGTTGAATGAAGTCTGTTGAATGAAGTTTATTTATGGAAGTATACTCCTGCAGTTTATTTCTGCAGTCAGTTGTGATGATAGTTGTATGCTTCTGTGGTAGTATAGATGTGTGTAGTGCTGAAGATTGATCTGATGTGGTAGCATAGCAGTATGTTTTGTGTAGCCGGTTGTATAGTTATTGATGATGTCTGGTAGTAGTAATATAATGGTAGCTATGCTTGATGATTTCCTGTAGATGTATTAGCTATTCCATGCCTGTGCGGTTGTGTGCTGTGTGTTTTTCTGTTGCAAAGAATCTCTGATGTGGTGACagattgttttagccaaaaatttgccaaaggggggagTTTATAGATGCTTTTGTATTGgttgcattttgtggtaaaacattcatgtatgtgtgatgtcttgactaatgtcatgacatgctatGTGTAGTGTTATGCAGGATTTGACTGCTTGAGCTAATACAAGTTttggttggatgtcatgctcgattcCATGACATCAATATCTGACAGCAGTGGCTGTTATATTTAGCTATTATATTTAGgtgttatgtttccttatttatctcaggctacaatttaggaaactatatatttaGTGTTGTATGGTTCTCGCTAAAAGATCTCGTCTACAACATATGAATTAATaccctgatgatgtggaaattaggttaacttggttaaccctaatttatgtttggaaggccCAAGGCCCAAGTGCTGCCTATAAGAAGATTGCTAATCCTACTTTCAGAGGCAAAGATTTTGGCGTGAAGAATTCTGtgtattgtgttttattttcacgtgtgtttgtgttagtgtttgcttgtaatccaagcaattgtcactttaatgattgtattggaatagggtgTTTTAAGTTGTAatttgttgtgtcactctaagattttaagcacgagtgctgtgtctcttgattgaagcttttaagcaagatcaagatttgtttggagtgtttcttcaatttgctttttGTAGTTTTCTGTTTGTTATCACTGCTATGATTGAAGGGGAGTGAGTAGGGACTCAGGTCTAGCACTAGATttaaattgcattgggtaggtcttaagtgaggggtTTAAACTGGTAGTTTTGGCTCTTAATTAATACTGCTCATAGTGGATTTCCTCTCTGGCTTGGTAGCCactagagtaggtgttgttgtacaccaaACTAGGTAAACAATTTCCTATGTTCTTTACTACTTTTATTGACTTACTGCTAGAAGTTATTATCTATTCAatagtggatgtcataacatccgataGGACATCGATTACCCGATTACTAGAATTTACAACAAGAAAACAgaacaagaaaaacaaaatataagaaaTGCAAGAACACAAGCTAGAAAGCCAAAACATCACAACTTTCATCAAACAAAACATCTTCATTTGAAAAATCTGCTCTGCGAAGGATTCTGATGACTTCAGCAGATTTAATTAAAGCGGATAAAATGCGTCCATAAGGAATGAAAAATTTCTGGCCGGATCTGGAAGCCAAAATGGATTCCTTCAGATGATTGAAAATGATAGCTGGTAAATTTATTGGACGCCCTTTTTGAAGACGGTGAATGAGAAACCAATCCCTTGAAGACATAATATTGAGAAAATCTCCTCGAGGATGCAAGTTGGTAAGAATAAACCTAAACCAGATTATGaagcacttttgtgccttagaatcaaacttgttcagaggATCTTtggtattcagaatataacaagtacatccaaatggatggaagtAAGAAacgttgggctttctgttcttccacagttcatatggagtcttttcCAAAATAGGTCTTATACaaattctattctgaatgtagcCTGCTGCGTTAACTGCCTCTGCCCAGATGTGTTTAGCAATGTTAGTatcattgatcatggttttggccatttcttgtaaagtcctattctttcgttctacaactctattttgttggggagttctaggataagagaaatcatgggagatgccattttcattaaaaaaaattcaaaactttaTTTTGAATTCACCATCATGACCACTTCTGACTTTTACAATTCTAAACTCTTTTTCACTCTGAACTTGATCGCAGAAGGTGGAGAACACAGAGTGTGAATCGTCCTTGTgtcttaagaactttacccatgtccatctactATTGTCGTCTACGGTCACCAATCCATACTTCTTGCTGCTGATGGATGCAGTTTTCACTGGTCCAAACAAATCTATATGCAGAAATTCTAATGGTCTAGAGGTAGAGACaccattttttaatttaaaagaagGTTTTGCAGAACTTGCATTTTTTAAATGCTCCACACAGAGCATCTGAGTTGAACTTCATATTTGGAAGTCCTCTGAtgagattgagtttgttaatctgagatattcttctcatactaacatgccccaatcttctgtgccagatccATTACTCATTGTTAACATACATAAGGAATTTTACATTATGACGTTTTAGTTCAAAAAGTTTAATCTTGAAAATATTGTTCTTTCTCTTACCATTAAAAAGGATTGATCCATCTTTCTGACTAACAGATTTACAGGACTTttaattgaagattatatcataactgttgtcacttaattgacttatggacaacagaTTATGcattaatccatctactaaaagaacattagttatagagggaagTGTACTGTTACcaatagttccagagccaattatttttcctttttgaCCTCCGAAACCTACATATCCTCGATATTTAAGTTTCAGGCTTTGAAACATAtgctttcttcccgtcatgtgttgagagcatccagagtccaggtaccaagATTGGTGTTTCAACTCTGCTGCTAAGGACATCTGCAACATAGACAATTTAACCTTAGGTACCcctatctttttgggtcctttttgGTCAGAGTTTCCAAAATTCtcattgaattttgattttagagAAGAGTTCACAGAATATGATTCACTAGTATATTTTATATCACGTGTGTGTTCATATGTGAAATGTGAGTTTAGAGGTGTGTGTTTTATAACCATGTCATCTATTTGTTTAGGTTGATATGGTTATTACCCTCTTGGTTTCACATATCCTATACCTTTTCTTCTGTTTCTGCTAACTCCATAAATCATTGAATCCATCttgttattgtttatgtttctaGTTAGAAATTTTTGAAAGCTATAATCATATGCTTTGATGATGTTATCAGAACTAGTTAAATCTTCTGAGACAAGTTCTTTATGagctttttttaattcatttttaataaaatatttttcattttcaagTTTAGAAATGGTTTCTTTTAGCTCAGAGTTTTTTGCCTTTAGTTTTCTAGTTTCTTGAGTTTTAGATACTAGACCAAGTTTCAggttttgtatttgatttgaagTTGCTGATATTTTTCAAGAAATTTAGACAGACTATCTTCTAACTGAGATCTAGAGATATTAGAGAATGTATCTTCTACGTCTGAGTCTGATTCAAATTTTGATGAGTCTTTGCCATCTCAGACGTTGGCCATAaggcttttcttcttttctttgacaAACTTCTTcttggatttttcttctgattcaGATTCTGCTCGTTCATCTTCTGATTCAAATTCTGCTTCAGATGATTATGAGCCAT
Encoded proteins:
- the LOC131659096 gene encoding uncharacterized mitochondrial protein AtMg00810-like, whose amino-acid sequence is MEDSIFLSQSKYAKNIVKKFGTGNASHKRTPAPTHLKSSKDEGGTSVDQSLYRSMIGSLLYLTASRPDIAFAVGVCARYQAEPKVSHINQVKRILKYVNGICDYVMLYSHGCEPILFGYCDADWAGSADDRKSTSGGCFFLGNNLISWFSKKQNCVSLSTTEAKYIAAGSSCSQLT
- the LOC131659097 gene encoding uncharacterized protein LOC131659097, producing MTLYCDNFSAINISKNPIQHSRTKHIDIRHHFIRELVEDKVIYLEHVSTELQLADIFTKSLDATQFENLRSKLGYSFKYPSPKNASDSDPRTPNINPNEVLAVAPLRVVSAEDLRVKKPRSPYARKPKEDVRGKTSNPSSFIDLENLTKEGSQYTHQTIAQIVIRILDEQRQVPGIYVPLQTVIPDSTQNPNLNVAQEDEDVSMDADEVHETNDDDVQVTHKEKNVEAADVAKDVTDTTEDGPNVDSGKNVVALDEFSDNDLVANVNPSVAKRLMTRKGKKVVDQSPPKRRVPKTTSTGPIRSKVVSKSTSTGPSKSKTVFQSVPVGPSKSWSKVIPKKRKAQVMDDSDSDVEVDVQDIPLKKKPTFSKLAANVPDVPLDNISFHSTSSVNRWKYVYQKRLDLERELAQNAVDCKYIMELIHVAGLMKTVAHFATCYEVLVKKFIVNLSEEFANRKSKEFRKVYVRGRWVTFSSIVINNYLGRSEEAQLKLDVSDNKVCQVITANQVKRWPLKRKLSASKLSMKYSMLHKIGAANWVPTNHKSTIATVLESLYMLLEPRQSLTMYPGILVEIDSICKRESAISFHYKLFQGTHAHDVAMTSAGTSKGSSTTGKVVVVAMLKETCKEVLSLLRMKKRVLRQMMNRRLVQMRWKKRPILMMALMKTVLVVLNLKTRTAVNGDVFCGF